One genomic window of Mercenaria mercenaria strain notata chromosome 2, MADL_Memer_1, whole genome shotgun sequence includes the following:
- the LOC123562951 gene encoding cytochrome P450 1A1-like, translating into MIEISTVSVLLIAFIINLLLFKMFGVGKRKRYPNGPVGLPVLGHLTFLGKSPTITFSRWRQKYGDVFRIRMGSWNTVVVNSFEAIKEAAEKPDDAFSGRPDFVTQKLLQEITGEISLAFGPFDDIYLQHRKLVATALRHFTCRKSRFTEDLISEEADKLVDNLLKKSGKEPVDIRQNMQYATGSVIYQILYGLDIDLKEQVNRMVESANIFTKFTKSGNAADVLPWLRYLMPWKITGFRNMAIYVTATQKGQIENHIRSFSPGNVRDITDAFLAADMQGKNRNECGLTRSRLLNSTVDLQGAGFDTSNKSLQWLILYMSMYPEVQERVQHEIGDVIGSGCRIELRDKSRLTYTEATILEVMRMTTIIPFAVPKLTIKDTTLGGYDIDKGTVVFFNLHSVSYDKEFWGDPQTFRPERLIDENNRLNVEKCNHILPFGLGRRRCVGEFLARMELFLLFTNVIRRCRFSKPAGESYDMEPDPGLVYSPKAFRVLVEDRQ; encoded by the exons GCATTTATAATAAaccttttactttttaaaatgtttggtgTTGGAAAACGAAAACGTTATCCAAACGGACCCGTTGGTTTGCCAGTTCTCGGTCATTTGACGTTTCTCGGAAAAAGTCCTACAATCACGTTTTCGCGATGGAGACAGAAGTATGGAGACGTGTTCCGTATTAGAATGGGAAGCTGGAATACCGTTGTTGTGAATAGCTTCGAAGCAATCAAAGAAGCTGCTGAAAAACCAGATGATGCTTTCTCGGGCCGACCGGATTTCGTGACACAAAAACTGTTACAAGAAATTACTGGAGAAATTTCACTTGCATTTGGACCTTTTGATGATATTTATTTACAACATCGAAAGTTAGTCGCCACTGCCTTGCGACATTTTACTTGTCGTAAAAGTAGATTTACAGAAGATCTGATATCTGAAGAAGCTGACAAGCTTGTTGACAATTTACTAAAGAAATCAGGAAAGGAGCCTGTAGATATTAGACAGAATATGCAATATGCTACCGGGAGTGTGATCTATCAAATTTTGTACGGACTTGATATCGATTTGAAAGAACAGGTGAACAGGATGGTTGAATCTGCAAATATATTTACCAAATTCACAAAAAGCGGAAATGCTGCTGACGTATTGCCATGGCTGCGATATTTAATGCCTTGGAAAATTACCGGCTTCAGAAATATGGCCATCTACGTGACAGCAACCCAGAAAGGGCAAATTGAAAACCACATCAGATCATTTTCTCCTGGTAATGTCAGGGACATCACTGACGCCTTTTTAGCTGCAGACATGCAAGGAAAGAATAGAAATGAATGTGGACTGACTAG GTCAAGACTGCTGAATAGTACTGTAGATCTGCAAGGTGCTGGATTCGATACAAGTAACAAATCTCTTCAGTGGCTCATCTTATATATGTCCATGTATCCAGAAGTTCAGGAACGTGTCCAGCACGAGATCGGTGACGTCATAGGAAGCGGGTGCAGAATCGAGTTAAGAGACAAGTCTCGTCTTACCTACACCGAAGCGACCATTTTAGAAGTAATGCGAATGACCACAATTATCCCATTTGCGGTGCCAAAACTAACAATTAAAGACACTACATTAGGAGGATACGACATTGATAAAGGAACCGTTGTTTTCTTCAATCTCCATTCGGTATCGTATGACAAGGAATTCTGGGGTGATCCCCAAACATTTCGCCCTGAACGATTGATTGACGAAAACAATAGATTGAATGTGGAAAAGTGCAACCATATTTTACCATTTGGACTCGGACGAAGACGATGTGTTGGAGAATTCCTTGCAAGAATGGAGCTATTTCTTCTGTTTACAAATGTCATCAGAAGATGTAGATTTTCAAAACCTGCAGGTGAAAGTTACGATATGGAACCCGACCCTGGTCTTGTATACTCACCAAAAGCGTTTCGTGTTTTAGTAGAGGATCGGCAATGA